The following coding sequences lie in one Mycoplasma tauri genomic window:
- a CDS encoding valine--tRNA ligase, producing the protein MKKISKIYSPLEFEKQISQKWINKKFFSKHDLNKKPFSLLLPPPNVTGVLHIGHALDEFIQDTIIRFKKLEGYDTFYIAGMDHAGIATQSKVENHLMNTKGLTKYDLGREKFLQMVWDWKEEYASKFRKQWALLGLGLDYERERFTLDKGSNEAVNKAFITLYNKKLIYRDTRAINWDPVLKTAVSNIEVINEPTEQIMYYIKYKLKDSDKFLTIATVRLETLLSDVAVVYNPEDSRYKDLKGKKVIHPLTNKELPIIADSYVDPKFASGLMKLSAHAEVDINIIKKHNLEINETIDKDGLINCPNSLFHGLDRLEARRKIAQYLEQNNYLVKQETTISNVGYSERSKAPIEILVMPQWFVKMDTLAQKVLNDLNSKQAVKFYPRRFINTLRNWMKNIHDWTISRQLWWGHRIPAWYKDDQIKVQVKCPGEGWKQDNDVLDTWFSSGIAPFSFLGWPKSQKLVKRYFPTDLLVTAYDIIFFWVARMYFFGLEFMNNKPFKHVLIHGLVRDEQNRKMSKSLNNGIEPSEIINKYGSDALRFFLVTNSSPGFDTRFSYEKVKSAWNLCNKLWNIARYINMLDDDKTIRKSPADLWINNKLKMLQNKINKAMSKYELTIIGTDISNFVFNDFSSWYIELLRIFPSKKHALENLRKLLLILHPFTPFVTDYLYKLIYKKELLDQQFPIIKSSRSIKIKDVENIIKATKIIRRYREDNNLSKKEIVNYYSNNDSSISISAINKLANAAFKQNSDILFSDGNFKIWIEQSDIAKEKKSSDLALKIQNVKFEIKRAQDMLNNENFIKKAPKAKIELEKNKLESFLKQLKEYEKEV; encoded by the coding sequence ATGAAAAAAATAAGCAAAATTTACTCACCACTAGAGTTCGAAAAGCAAATTTCACAGAAATGAATTAATAAAAAATTCTTTAGTAAGCATGATTTAAATAAAAAACCGTTTTCACTTTTACTTCCTCCACCAAATGTTACAGGAGTATTACATATTGGTCATGCACTTGATGAATTTATTCAAGATACAATAATCAGGTTCAAAAAACTTGAAGGTTATGATACTTTCTATATTGCTGGAATGGACCATGCCGGAATTGCAACTCAAAGCAAAGTTGAAAATCATTTAATGAATACTAAAGGTTTAACAAAATATGACCTTGGTAGAGAAAAATTTCTTCAAATGGTTTGAGATTGAAAAGAAGAATATGCATCTAAGTTTAGAAAACAATGAGCACTTTTAGGTCTTGGACTTGATTATGAACGTGAACGTTTTACCCTTGACAAAGGCTCAAATGAAGCTGTTAATAAAGCTTTTATAACTTTATACAATAAAAAACTTATTTATCGAGATACAAGAGCAATAAATTGAGATCCAGTTTTAAAAACAGCTGTGTCAAATATTGAAGTTATTAATGAGCCCACTGAACAAATAATGTATTACATTAAATATAAACTTAAAGACAGTGACAAATTCTTAACAATTGCAACCGTAAGACTTGAAACACTACTAAGTGATGTTGCAGTTGTTTATAATCCTGAAGATAGCAGATATAAGGATTTGAAAGGCAAAAAAGTAATTCATCCTTTAACTAATAAAGAGTTGCCAATTATAGCTGATTCTTATGTTGATCCAAAATTTGCTTCTGGATTAATGAAGTTGTCAGCACATGCTGAAGTTGATATAAATATTATTAAAAAACATAATTTAGAAATTAATGAAACTATTGACAAAGATGGTTTAATTAATTGTCCAAATAGTTTATTTCATGGCCTAGATAGACTTGAAGCAAGAAGAAAAATTGCACAATATTTAGAGCAAAATAACTATTTAGTAAAGCAAGAAACAACGATTTCAAATGTTGGATATTCTGAACGTTCAAAAGCTCCAATTGAAATTTTAGTTATGCCACAATGATTTGTTAAAATGGATACTTTAGCACAGAAAGTTCTTAATGATTTGAATTCCAAACAAGCTGTTAAATTTTATCCAAGACGCTTTATAAATACTTTAAGAAATTGAATGAAAAATATTCATGATTGAACTATAAGTCGTCAACTTTGATGAGGACATAGAATACCTGCTTGATACAAAGATGATCAAATAAAAGTTCAAGTTAAGTGTCCAGGAGAAGGTTGGAAACAAGATAATGATGTTTTAGACACATGATTTAGTAGTGGGATTGCACCTTTTTCATTCCTGGGATGACCAAAAAGCCAAAAATTAGTTAAAAGATACTTTCCAACAGATTTATTAGTTACAGCTTATGACATAATATTTTTCTGAGTGGCTCGTATGTATTTCTTTGGACTCGAATTCATGAATAATAAACCATTTAAACACGTTTTAATTCATGGACTAGTTAGAGATGAACAAAATAGAAAAATGTCCAAATCTTTAAACAATGGAATTGAGCCAAGCGAAATAATTAATAAATATGGTTCTGATGCTTTAAGATTTTTCTTAGTTACTAATTCATCACCTGGTTTTGACACAAGATTTAGTTATGAAAAAGTAAAATCAGCATGAAATTTATGTAACAAGTTATGGAATATTGCAAGATACATAAATATGTTAGATGATGATAAAACAATAAGAAAAAGTCCTGCAGATTTATGGATTAACAACAAACTTAAAATGCTTCAAAACAAAATTAACAAAGCAATGAGTAAATATGAATTAACAATTATTGGGACAGATATTTCTAATTTTGTATTTAATGATTTTTCATCATGATATATAGAACTACTAAGGATTTTTCCTAGTAAAAAGCATGCGCTTGAAAACCTTAGAAAATTATTGTTAATATTACATCCTTTCACTCCATTTGTAACTGATTATTTATACAAATTAATTTATAAAAAAGAGCTTTTAGATCAACAATTCCCTATAATAAAATCATCAAGAAGTATAAAAATTAAAGATGTTGAAAACATTATTAAAGCTACAAAAATCATCAGGCGCTATCGTGAAGATAATAATTTAAGTAAAAAAGAAATTGTTAATTATTATTCTAATAATGACTCATCTATTTCTATATCAGCAATAAATAAATTAGCAAATGCAGCATTTAAACAAAATTCAGATATTTTATTTTCTGATGGAAACTTTAAAATCTGAATTGAACAAAGCGATATTGCTAAAGAAAAAAAATCATCTGATTTAGCTTTAAAAATTCAAAATGTAAAATTTGAAATTAAAAGAGCTCAAGATATGCTTAATAACGAAAACTTCATTAAAAAAGCTCCAAAAGCAAAAATTGAACTGGAAAAAAATAAACTTGAAAGCTTTTTAAAACAATTAAAAGAATATGAAAAGGAGGTTTAA
- a CDS encoding bifunctional 5,10-methylenetetrahydrofolate dehydrogenase/5,10-methenyltetrahydrofolate cyclohydrolase — protein sequence MIILDGVKIAKERTVELIAEFDEISKIIGRKPILSIIQVGDDPASSLYIRNKIKKAEQLGVEVILHKYDKNISQNMLLKKLDDINEKADGIVVQLPLPDHISPKVIMNGIRLEKDVDGLCEKSTFSFYNDKYEDLSFTPATAAAIMDIINYYKLDLNGKKVAVIGRSYLVGKPAAFLIKKLGANVSTYNRNTGIKGIESADLVVSAAGHPNLVKNSNVKEGAWLIDAGISLVEKDGGKVFVGDANFNGDYSKLSGYTPVPGGVGSLTVIWLFKNLAKAIKHEYQI from the coding sequence ATGATAATTTTAGACGGCGTTAAAATAGCAAAAGAAAGAACAGTTGAACTTATAGCAGAATTCGATGAGATTTCTAAAATTATTGGTAGAAAACCTATTTTATCAATTATTCAAGTTGGAGATGATCCTGCATCATCGCTTTATATAAGAAATAAAATAAAAAAAGCTGAGCAATTGGGTGTTGAAGTTATTTTGCACAAATATGACAAAAATATTTCTCAAAATATGCTTTTAAAAAAATTAGATGATATTAATGAAAAAGCAGATGGAATAGTTGTTCAATTACCTCTTCCAGATCATATTTCTCCAAAAGTGATAATGAATGGGATAAGACTTGAAAAAGACGTAGATGGACTATGTGAAAAAAGCACTTTTAGTTTCTATAATGATAAATATGAAGATTTATCATTTACTCCAGCAACTGCAGCAGCTATTATGGATATCATAAACTACTATAAATTAGACCTAAACGGAAAGAAAGTTGCTGTTATTGGAAGAAGTTATTTAGTAGGGAAACCTGCCGCTTTCCTAATTAAAAAACTGGGGGCAAATGTATCAACATACAATAGAAACACAGGAATTAAAGGAATCGAATCTGCTGATTTAGTTGTTTCTGCTGCAGGTCATCCTAATTTAGTAAAAAATTCAAACGTTAAAGAGGGCGCTTGATTAATAGATGCTGGAATATCACTAGTAGAAAAAGACGGTGGAAAAGTTTTTGTTGGTGATGCAAACTTTAATGGTGATTATTCTAAATTATCTGGTTACACACCGGTTCCTGGTGGTGTAGGATCATTAACTGTTATTTGGCTTTTTAAAAATTTAGCCAAAGCTATAAAACATGAATATCAAATTTAA
- a CDS encoding phosphate acetyltransferase, with protein MSFQSKLEKLVNELPKTRILLIDGDDKRAIEAAKDLKKYTNLEVTLLVENNDTKVDGINVLNMFADETKIEEYANKYVELRKGKDDIETARKLLKTRPFYAMLMLQSNEIDGVVGGLNYSTADILRAAFKAVGPRKGVKTISSVMIMHKEDNLYFFTDISVNPEPDTNALVDISKNAVSFAKTFKIDEKVAFLSFSTSGSAKTDKTTMVAEATKIYNETTKGTPAIGEVQFDTAIDDSVRASKYKGEAYKGESNIFVFPNLESGNIGYKIAQRLGGYGAIGPIITGVNKPVNDLSRGSFKEDVVNTVLITAIQANDKE; from the coding sequence ATGAGTTTTCAAAGTAAATTAGAAAAATTGGTAAATGAATTACCTAAAACAAGAATTTTGCTAATTGATGGTGATGACAAAAGGGCTATTGAAGCTGCAAAAGATTTAAAAAAATATACAAATTTAGAAGTAACACTCCTAGTTGAAAACAATGATACTAAAGTTGACGGAATAAACGTATTAAACATGTTCGCAGATGAGACAAAAATTGAAGAATATGCCAATAAATATGTTGAATTAAGAAAAGGAAAAGACGATATTGAAACAGCTAGAAAATTGTTAAAAACAAGACCTTTTTATGCTATGTTAATGCTTCAAAGTAATGAAATTGATGGTGTTGTTGGTGGATTAAATTATTCAACAGCTGACATTTTAAGAGCTGCTTTTAAAGCTGTTGGACCTAGAAAAGGCGTTAAAACAATTTCATCAGTTATGATTATGCATAAAGAAGATAATCTATACTTTTTCACAGATATTTCTGTTAATCCAGAACCAGATACAAATGCATTAGTTGATATTTCTAAAAATGCTGTAAGTTTTGCAAAAACATTCAAAATTGATGAAAAAGTTGCATTTTTAAGCTTTTCAACAAGTGGTTCTGCAAAAACAGATAAAACAACTATGGTTGCAGAAGCAACAAAAATATATAACGAAACCACCAAGGGAACTCCAGCTATTGGTGAAGTACAATTTGACACAGCTATTGATGATTCAGTTAGAGCAAGCAAATACAAGGGCGAAGCATACAAAGGTGAAAGCAACATATTTGTATTTCCAAACTTAGAATCAGGTAACATAGGTTACAAAATTGCCCAAAGATTAGGTGGATATGGAGCAATAGGTCCAATTATTACAGGTGTAAACAAACCAGTAAATGACCTATCAAGAGGTAGTTTTAAAGAAGATGTAGTTAATACAGTTTTAATAACTGCAATTCAAGCAAATGATAAGGAGTAA
- a CDS encoding acetate/propionate family kinase, translating into MNSKILVINAGSSSIKLQLLDKKELNVIASGLAERITVPGDGNITIKYNGQKIEKVVPMKDHKIAVEHILNMLTENKIINDPKEIELIGFRVVHGGSYITESVKLGQKEIDIIEKCKMYAPLHNPGALQAIKAFLNVMPHAKMSADFDTAFHTSIPAVNSTYPIPYEISEKYEIKRYGAHGISHEFITLKAQELLGKDSVNILSLHIGNGASICAIKDNKSIDTSMGLTPLAGIMMGSRSGDIDPSIHEFVMQKENLSIIQFTDMLNKKSGMLGVSGISSDLRDILAAIEKGDERAKFAFDLYCQRIIDTTASYANKVGKIDAIIFTAGVGENTPQLRSQVIKNLNFANIEIDEELNNKPYDSYVELSTKNSDVKVFAVRTNEELLIAKHALKLYENE; encoded by the coding sequence ATGAATAGTAAAATTTTAGTTATTAATGCAGGTAGTAGTTCAATCAAACTTCAACTACTTGACAAAAAAGAATTAAATGTTATAGCAAGTGGTCTTGCTGAAAGAATAACAGTTCCTGGTGACGGAAACATTACAATCAAGTACAATGGGCAAAAAATTGAAAAAGTTGTGCCAATGAAAGATCACAAAATTGCTGTTGAACATATTTTAAATATGTTAACTGAAAACAAAATTATTAATGATCCTAAGGAAATTGAACTTATTGGTTTTAGAGTTGTTCATGGTGGCTCATACATTACCGAATCAGTTAAGTTAGGACAAAAAGAAATTGATATTATTGAGAAATGTAAAATGTATGCTCCATTACACAATCCAGGAGCGCTTCAAGCAATTAAAGCATTTTTAAATGTTATGCCTCATGCTAAAATGTCAGCTGATTTTGATACAGCTTTTCACACAAGCATTCCTGCAGTGAACTCAACTTACCCAATTCCTTATGAAATAAGTGAAAAATATGAAATTAAAAGATATGGTGCTCATGGAATTAGCCATGAGTTCATAACATTAAAAGCACAAGAACTATTAGGCAAAGATAGTGTTAACATTCTAAGTTTACACATTGGTAATGGTGCTTCAATTTGTGCTATTAAAGACAATAAATCAATAGATACATCTATGGGTCTAACACCTTTAGCTGGTATTATGATGGGCTCAAGATCAGGTGACATAGATCCTTCTATTCACGAATTTGTAATGCAAAAAGAAAATTTATCAATAATTCAATTTACAGATATGCTTAATAAAAAATCTGGTATGTTAGGTGTTTCTGGAATTTCAAGCGATTTAAGAGATATTTTAGCAGCTATTGAAAAAGGCGATGAAAGAGCTAAATTTGCTTTTGATTTATACTGCCAAAGAATTATTGATACAACAGCATCTTATGCAAACAAAGTAGGAAAAATTGATGCTATTATCTTCACAGCTGGAGTTGGCGAAAATACACCTCAATTACGTTCACAAGTTATTAAAAACTTAAATTTTGCAAACATAGAAATTGATGAAGAACTAAATAATAAACCATACGATAGTTATGTTGAGCTTTCAACTAAAAATTCCGATGTTAAAGTTTTTGCAGTTAGAACAAATGAAGAATTGTTAATTGCTAAACATGCATTAAAACTATACGAAAATGAATAA
- the coaD gene encoding pantetheine-phosphate adenylyltransferase yields the protein MNNNTKAAIYPGSFDPLHEGHIAIIEKALKLFDKIYIVVSINPDKNNLKNIEARYLEAKNKLSNLSSVEVILNKDDFIANIARKLNVNFILRSARNNDDYNYELILAAAHHSLNNDLETILIIPDYEMIEYSSTLVRHKEKLGKK from the coding sequence ATGAATAATAACACTAAAGCTGCTATTTATCCCGGTTCATTTGACCCTCTTCACGAAGGTCATATAGCCATTATCGAGAAAGCTCTAAAATTATTCGACAAGATTTATATAGTTGTTTCAATAAATCCTGATAAAAATAATCTTAAAAACATAGAAGCTAGATATTTAGAAGCAAAAAATAAACTAAGCAATCTTTCTTCTGTTGAAGTTATTTTAAATAAAGATGATTTTATAGCTAATATAGCTCGTAAATTGAATGTTAATTTTATTCTTAGATCAGCAAGAAATAATGATGATTATAATTATGAATTAATTCTTGCGGCTGCACACCATAGTCTTAACAATGATTTAGAAACAATTCTAATCATTCCAGATTATGAAATGATTGAATATTCATCAACGCTTGTAAGACATAAGGAAAAATTAGGTAAAAAATAA
- the yihA gene encoding ribosome biogenesis GTP-binding protein YihA/YsxC: MWKFIKSAFESDTWLDCKNKKQICFWGRSNVGKSSLLNSLVKQKISFVSKQPGRTQLINYFSNDFFYIVDLPGYGYAQMSKENIKKMNDAIADFLSNDIHEKIVFLLIDSRTGITKIDAEKINFLRSINLPIHLIYTKIDKINQKGKSQLIKHYNELTNSKILPNNSQIFLASSLKNIGIDDIIEFINSQEY, from the coding sequence ATGTGAAAATTTATAAAATCGGCTTTTGAAAGCGATACCTGATTAGATTGCAAAAACAAAAAACAAATTTGTTTTTGAGGTAGATCAAATGTTGGTAAAAGTTCATTATTAAATTCACTTGTTAAACAAAAAATTTCTTTTGTTTCAAAACAACCCGGAAGAACACAATTAATAAATTATTTCAGCAATGACTTTTTCTATATAGTTGATTTACCTGGATATGGATATGCTCAAATGTCAAAAGAAAATATAAAAAAAATGAATGATGCTATTGCTGATTTCTTGTCTAATGATATACATGAAAAAATTGTTTTCCTACTAATAGATTCTAGAACAGGAATAACTAAAATTGATGCAGAAAAAATTAATTTTTTAAGAAGTATAAATTTACCAATTCATCTTATTTATACAAAAATTGATAAAATCAATCAAAAAGGTAAATCACAATTAATAAAACATTACAATGAGTTAACAAATTCTAAAATTCTTCCTAATAATTCGCAAATATTTCTAGCTTCAAGCCTAAAAAACATTGGGATTGATGATATTATAGAATTCATTAATAGTCAAGAATATTAA
- a CDS encoding MAG1430 family protein, with translation MKKSNKGLIISSVFLASSVVATVASAAVFISVKKKLNNPIDLAIENIKNFQLKIKPNDIENKDGFTREIYNPELPNAYKTSEHYASEYTYISFYGFKSGDTEPTLKKDINYWPSIEENDKNKNKTPFILFDKNFLTENKNKYNIYYHSYANDFTGTLYLRVYLEEKNDTNKDAKKYKPNLKFVDYKIDGFKKIELNQDGKIDNKIEEELIKIYAREKHNFRTNYTVRNKFIKNEINSLDAIMDLKNNDISKIPTSGNKNSEKIKESHSKFNSYFFKSNISHKDGQLKFEIDIDRPIWIEKKDNPEEYTINYYLKVYIPNAQYSDDQNDEGKNLNSIRELKIDRLIKTSYNSRLSKMALLSKNIEIDTFNNDGSIKKEELLPSKLEYISNGYNASKKYKNVSNGYVDSLNLDIKKIGENTSEEEKNILLETEKAFINQNEGYKLAYATVNDFSILKEIKFKSSDGTIIDFESYFKDKSNKELISKYSRTPFVKIDDKNGKAYIAYKIYHKDNPGNESSFVWIYELSGLKKQQ, from the coding sequence ATGAAAAAAAGTAATAAAGGCTTAATTATTTCATCAGTTTTTTTAGCTTCATCAGTTGTGGCGACAGTAGCTTCAGCTGCAGTTTTTATTAGTGTTAAGAAAAAGTTAAATAATCCTATTGATTTAGCAATTGAAAATATCAAAAATTTTCAACTTAAAATTAAGCCTAATGATATAGAAAATAAAGATGGATTTACAAGGGAAATCTATAATCCAGAATTGCCAAATGCATACAAAACAAGTGAACATTATGCAAGTGAATACACATATATTTCATTTTATGGATTCAAAAGTGGTGACACAGAACCTACACTAAAAAAAGACATAAATTATTGACCAAGCATTGAAGAAAATGACAAAAACAAAAATAAAACTCCATTTATATTGTTTGACAAGAATTTTTTAACAGAAAACAAAAATAAATATAACATTTACTATCATTCTTATGCTAATGATTTTACTGGAACACTTTATCTTAGAGTATATTTGGAAGAGAAAAATGACACTAATAAAGATGCTAAAAAATATAAGCCAAATTTAAAATTTGTTGACTATAAAATAGATGGTTTCAAAAAAATAGAATTGAACCAAGATGGCAAAATAGATAATAAAATTGAAGAAGAATTAATAAAAATTTATGCACGTGAAAAACATAATTTTAGAACAAATTATACAGTTAGAAATAAGTTTATTAAAAACGAAATAAATTCACTTGATGCAATAATGGATTTAAAAAATAATGACATATCAAAAATCCCAACTTCCGGAAATAAAAATAGTGAAAAAATTAAGGAATCTCACTCAAAATTTAATTCATATTTCTTTAAATCTAATATAAGCCATAAAGATGGACAATTAAAATTTGAAATTGATATTGATAGACCTATTTGGATTGAAAAGAAAGATAATCCAGAAGAATATACTATCAACTATTATTTAAAAGTGTACATTCCTAATGCTCAATATTCTGATGACCAAAATGATGAAGGAAAAAATTTAAATAGTATCCGTGAGTTAAAAATAGATAGGCTAATCAAAACATCATACAATTCAAGACTATCTAAAATGGCTCTATTGTCAAAAAACATAGAAATTGATACTTTTAATAATGATGGTTCTATCAAAAAAGAAGAACTTTTACCATCTAAATTAGAATACATAAGTAATGGCTATAATGCTTCAAAAAAATATAAAAATGTTTCAAATGGTTATGTCGATAGTTTAAATCTTGACATTAAAAAAATAGGCGAAAATACTTCTGAAGAGGAAAAAAATATCCTTCTAGAAACTGAAAAAGCTTTCATAAATCAAAATGAAGGTTATAAATTAGCATATGCAACAGTTAATGATTTTTCTATATTAAAAGAAATTAAATTTAAATCATCAGATGGCACAATTATTGATTTTGAATCATATTTTAAAGACAAATCAAATAAAGAATTAATTAGTAAATATAGTAGAACTCCTTTTGTAAAAATTGATGATAAAAATGGTAAAGCATATATTGCCTATAAAATATACCATAAAGATAATCCGGGCAATGAAAGCAGTTTTGTATGAATTTATGAACTTAGTGGGCTTAAAAAACAGCAATAA
- the pyk gene encoding pyruvate kinase produces the protein MNLTNKRSKLVVTIGPSTDNYNTLRSLIEAGATCVRTNFSHGTHEEHLKKFNIAKQISKDMHLPISLMLDTKGPEIRVGKMKDGIQTIPSNHIFKIHTTEEMYKNFEGTCDEVTVSYDMSKDLRVDNIILFDDGKLTALVTEVGEGYILAKTLNTHKLKTNKRINLPGVDFSLPFLSQKDVDDIKFGIEQGINYIAASFVNSAQNVNELRRLLKENNASHIQIISKIESDLGVKNINEIIDASDGIMVARGDLGLEIPYYDVPYFEKMMIRKCREAGKPVIVATQMLDSMESNPHPTRAEVTDVYYATELGADATMLSGETASGSYPLEAVLTMSNITRRAELEFYDKNYYDSHLEEVRRRSNLAKNKRARIAYDVANRTRYGEYKFAVVLSRTGKLLKEVAKFRPNTIIIGIVEDERVIPEFGVTSSVWVSLDSKKYFSLIKEDKSKAIEILEPYGVEKGDMILVVENESLVEKKVK, from the coding sequence ATGAATTTAACAAACAAAAGAAGCAAATTAGTTGTAACTATAGGGCCATCTACTGACAACTATAACACTCTTCGTTCATTAATTGAAGCTGGTGCTACATGTGTTAGAACAAACTTTAGTCATGGAACTCATGAGGAACATTTAAAAAAATTCAATATTGCTAAACAGATATCAAAAGATATGCATCTTCCAATTTCACTAATGCTTGATACAAAAGGGCCTGAAATTAGAGTAGGAAAAATGAAAGATGGCATTCAAACCATTCCATCCAATCATATTTTCAAAATTCATACTACAGAAGAAATGTACAAAAATTTTGAAGGAACATGCGATGAAGTGACTGTTTCATATGACATGTCAAAAGATCTTAGAGTAGACAATATAATTCTTTTTGACGATGGTAAATTAACTGCTTTAGTTACTGAAGTAGGTGAAGGATATATACTAGCTAAAACACTTAATACCCATAAACTTAAAACAAATAAGAGAATTAATTTGCCTGGTGTGGATTTTTCACTACCATTTTTATCTCAAAAGGATGTTGATGATATTAAATTCGGCATTGAGCAAGGTATTAATTACATTGCAGCATCATTTGTTAATTCAGCACAAAATGTGAATGAATTAAGAAGATTATTAAAAGAAAATAATGCATCACACATTCAAATTATTTCAAAAATTGAAAGTGATTTAGGTGTTAAAAATATTAATGAAATTATTGATGCTTCAGATGGAATAATGGTTGCTCGTGGAGACTTAGGACTTGAAATTCCATACTATGATGTCCCATATTTTGAAAAAATGATGATTCGTAAATGTCGTGAGGCTGGAAAACCTGTTATTGTTGCAACGCAAATGCTTGATTCTATGGAATCAAATCCTCATCCAACTAGAGCTGAAGTTACTGATGTTTATTATGCTACTGAATTAGGCGCTGATGCAACAATGCTATCAGGAGAAACAGCATCTGGTTCATATCCATTAGAAGCTGTTTTAACAATGTCAAACATTACCAGGAGAGCTGAATTAGAATTCTATGATAAAAATTATTATGATTCTCATCTTGAAGAAGTTCGTAGACGTTCAAATTTAGCTAAAAACAAACGTGCTAGAATAGCTTATGATGTTGCTAATAGAACAAGATATGGAGAGTATAAATTTGCAGTTGTTTTATCAAGAACTGGTAAATTACTTAAGGAAGTTGCTAAATTTAGGCCAAATACAATAATTATTGGTATTGTGGAAGATGAAAGAGTAATTCCTGAATTTGGTGTAACTTCAAGTGTATGAGTTTCACTAGATTCTAAAAAATACTTTAGCTTAATAAAAGAAGATAAATCAAAAGCAATAGAAATTCTTGAGCCATATGGTGTTGAAAAAGGCGACATGATACTTGTAGTTGAAAATGAAAGTTTAGTTGAAAAGAAAGTTAAATAA